One Chloroflexota bacterium DNA segment encodes these proteins:
- a CDS encoding FHA domain-containing protein encodes MVSDDALILALRMAVVVVLYAFLLTLVVLTQRELYREASARSTSAPGARLVVVEPGATAQAPGHTIPLDAVTRLGRSADNTIVLDDDYVSAAHAIVLLHGGRWWVRDAGSTNGTIVNGSRIDGETALSEGDTLQIGQVVFRLAS; translated from the coding sequence ATGGTTTCGGACGACGCGCTGATCCTGGCGCTTCGGATGGCCGTCGTCGTCGTTCTCTACGCATTCCTCCTCACGCTGGTGGTGCTCACGCAGCGGGAGCTTTATCGCGAAGCGTCGGCGCGCTCGACCTCGGCGCCAGGTGCGCGTCTCGTCGTCGTTGAGCCCGGCGCCACCGCGCAAGCTCCGGGCCACACGATCCCGCTCGACGCCGTGACGCGCCTCGGCCGCTCCGCGGACAACACGATCGTCCTGGACGACGACTACGTCTCCGCGGCGCACGCCATCGTGCTGCTCCATGGCGGACGATGGTGGGTCCGAGACGCCGGAAGCACGAATGGAACGATCGTCAATGGCAGCCGAATCGATGGAGAAACGGCGCTGTCCGAGGGTGATACCCTTCAGATCGGTCAGGTCGTCTTTCGCCTTGCCAGCTAG
- a CDS encoding FtsW/RodA/SpoVE family cell cycle protein: MALIRRPLELALLAFPVALLAAALGLMAIVRGGEDPGSTVRIVAIFAAVLIAFHLTIAIRLPQADQELLPIVETLVALGLIAVDRLVPGLAPRQLLWVGLGSTAATATAVGIPRIDWLGRYRYTWLMGGLLLLALTIVFGIDPNGSQTRLWIGANGLYFQPSEITKVVAVIFFASYLADKRDLITHAPIRIGRLSLPPLAYLGPLVLMWGLSLVLLVWQRDLGVALLFYLIFLFLLYAATGRTYVGVGIAFLCVGALVSLALFDHVQLRTRIWLDPWPSAAGDAYQLVQALTAYAAGGVLGAGLGFGYPEYVPAVHTDFVLAALGEELGLLGTIAIVGLYVALVFRAFRIALRATSDFAMLFAAGLGTVLGVQALIIMAGNLRLMPITGITLPFLSYGGSSILANFVMVGLLLRISAESPSDGGSGG; encoded by the coding sequence ATGGCGCTGATCCGCCGCCCGCTCGAGCTCGCACTGCTCGCATTTCCCGTGGCGCTGCTGGCGGCCGCCCTCGGGCTGATGGCGATCGTTCGCGGCGGCGAGGACCCGGGCAGCACCGTGCGCATCGTCGCCATTTTCGCTGCCGTGCTGATCGCATTCCATCTCACCATCGCCATCCGCCTCCCCCAAGCTGACCAGGAGCTGCTCCCCATCGTCGAGACCCTCGTGGCCCTCGGACTGATCGCGGTGGATCGACTCGTCCCAGGCCTGGCGCCGCGCCAACTCCTGTGGGTGGGGCTCGGTTCGACCGCGGCGACTGCGACGGCCGTCGGAATTCCCCGCATTGATTGGCTCGGTCGATACCGGTATACGTGGCTGATGGGCGGGCTCCTCCTCCTCGCGCTCACCATCGTGTTTGGAATCGACCCGAATGGGAGCCAGACGCGCCTGTGGATCGGCGCGAACGGCCTCTATTTCCAGCCGTCGGAGATCACAAAGGTCGTGGCGGTCATCTTCTTCGCATCCTATCTCGCCGATAAGCGCGATCTCATCACGCACGCACCAATTCGTATCGGGCGTCTCTCCCTTCCACCGCTCGCCTATCTTGGACCGTTGGTCCTCATGTGGGGATTGTCGCTCGTCCTGTTGGTTTGGCAACGGGATCTCGGCGTGGCGCTGCTCTTCTACCTCATCTTTCTTTTCTTGCTCTACGCCGCGACCGGCCGAACCTATGTCGGCGTGGGCATCGCATTCCTTTGCGTTGGCGCTCTCGTGTCGCTGGCGCTATTCGACCATGTCCAGCTCCGCACGCGGATCTGGCTCGACCCGTGGCCGAGCGCGGCGGGTGATGCGTATCAGCTCGTCCAGGCGCTGACGGCCTATGCCGCGGGCGGTGTCCTCGGCGCTGGCCTCGGCTTCGGCTACCCGGAGTATGTGCCGGCCGTCCACACGGACTTCGTGCTCGCGGCATTGGGGGAAGAGCTGGGGCTGTTGGGAACGATTGCGATCGTCGGCCTCTACGTCGCCCTCGTCTTTCGCGCGTTTCGCATCGCGCTGCGCGCCACGAGCGATTTCGCCATGTTGTTCGCAGCCGGCCTGGGGACCGTGCTGGGCGTTCAGGCGCTCATCATCATGGCCGGGAACCTGCGGCTCATGCCGATCACCGGCATCACGCTCCCGTTTCTCAGCTATGGAGGAAGCTCGATCCTCGCCAACTTCGTGATGGTCGGGCTCCTCCTTCGGATCTCGGCCGAATCGCCTTCCGACGGCGGGTCCGGTGGCTGA
- a CDS encoding penicillin-binding protein 2, with protein sequence MADRIRRVSLILSAGFLLVAGALGYWQVIGANRVLDRPTNPRTVEEERRILRGRILDRNGEVLASSERAGELAHRAYAYPPLADVVGYWSIQHGKSGIEEAFDSFLRGERSTNPAAEIRNKLFPVDRHGADVRLTLDLQLQKVADDALGGSPGAAAVVDVSTGEVLALASHPYFDPNTLDEDWERLANDRGEPFVSRAINGQYVPGSIFKLVTASAALDSGIATAGMEHHHEADLIVDGLRIRNTNHPQLTDLTFAEEFAWSCNVFFAYTGLSLGGSSLIDYSPLASREPYTWPAGPVDASEARLREYARRYGIGQAVPFDLPTSAGLISKADHMTRAQLASTAFGQGDLLVSPLQMALVAATVDNGGVMPAPYIVASVEDGKTVERIHQPGAGGHRVISESAAAELNAMMELSVDTAYAQPARIPGVRVGGKTGTAEVSTSETPHSWFVGYAPADRPGVAVAVIMENRGSGTTFATPAARKILKAALDMGY encoded by the coding sequence GTGGCTGACCGGATCCGCCGGGTGTCCCTTATCCTGAGCGCAGGGTTCCTGCTCGTCGCCGGCGCGCTCGGCTACTGGCAGGTCATCGGCGCCAATCGTGTGCTGGACCGTCCGACGAACCCCCGGACCGTCGAGGAGGAGCGGCGCATCCTCCGTGGCCGAATCCTGGATCGCAACGGCGAAGTCCTCGCTTCGTCCGAGCGCGCGGGCGAGCTGGCCCATCGCGCATATGCGTATCCGCCTCTGGCAGATGTCGTGGGGTACTGGAGCATCCAGCATGGAAAGAGTGGCATCGAAGAGGCGTTTGACTCCTTCCTGCGCGGTGAGCGATCGACCAACCCAGCCGCGGAGATTCGCAACAAGCTCTTCCCGGTTGATCGGCACGGCGCCGACGTTCGCCTGACGCTCGACCTCCAGCTCCAGAAGGTCGCCGATGACGCGCTCGGGGGTTCGCCCGGGGCGGCAGCCGTCGTCGACGTTTCGACCGGCGAGGTGCTCGCCCTCGCCAGCCATCCGTATTTCGATCCCAACACCCTCGACGAGGATTGGGAGCGGCTGGCGAACGACCGGGGCGAGCCATTTGTCAGCCGGGCGATCAATGGTCAGTACGTCCCGGGATCGATCTTTAAGCTCGTGACGGCGAGCGCCGCGCTGGATTCAGGAATCGCAACTGCTGGAATGGAGCACCACCACGAGGCGGATTTGATCGTCGACGGTCTACGCATCCGGAATACCAATCACCCCCAGCTCACGGACCTGACATTCGCAGAGGAGTTCGCGTGGTCGTGCAACGTGTTCTTCGCCTACACGGGCCTCTCGCTGGGAGGGTCTTCGCTGATCGACTACTCGCCCCTCGCTTCGCGCGAGCCGTACACGTGGCCTGCTGGACCCGTCGATGCCAGCGAGGCGCGCCTTCGGGAATATGCTCGGCGCTATGGCATCGGCCAGGCCGTCCCATTCGACCTTCCGACCTCGGCCGGCCTGATCTCCAAGGCCGATCACATGACGCGGGCGCAGCTGGCCAGCACGGCATTCGGCCAGGGGGATCTCCTGGTGAGCCCGCTCCAGATGGCCCTCGTCGCCGCGACGGTCGACAACGGCGGCGTAATGCCGGCTCCGTACATCGTGGCCAGCGTCGAGGATGGAAAAACTGTGGAACGGATCCACCAACCTGGTGCCGGGGGCCATCGGGTCATTAGCGAGAGCGCGGCGGCCGAGCTGAACGCGATGATGGAGCTGAGCGTCGATACGGCATATGCGCAGCCGGCGAGGATCCCCGGCGTCCGCGTCGGCGGCAAGACCGGAACGGCGGAAGTGAGCACGTCCGAGACCCCGCACTCCTGGTTCGTGGGCTACGCACCAGCCGATCGTCCCGGCGTCGCGGTCGCGGTGATCATGGAAAACCGCGGGTCCGGGACCACTTTTGCCACGCCGGCGGCCCGGAAGATTCTGAAGGCGGCGCTCGACATGGGCTACTGA
- a CDS encoding helicase C-terminal domain-containing protein, with amino-acid sequence MAEQEYVALDLELIEPNSPRSRVIEIAAVRFTERAVLEEWSTLVNPSASLPYTIRQLTGIDDRELTAAPSLDSIAERLRAFVGRTSIVGQSVEIDVAHLARQGIALDAPILDTFELASLLLPGLPSYELTAIARALGLPSGGAHRALADAHRAREVFLALLDRIRSLDIEILMHIDRLTLGFDWAYRDLFVEAGRERRRQLVSSALSGDILNPVDLGLSRLLAPPTTREEPLTPHARRRRVDPEVLAAEMSAGGRVARTLAGYEERPEQLAMLRAVAHAFNEEKHLITEAGTGTGKSLAYLLPALAYASANNDRVVVSTNTINLQDQLSEKDAPGLLSAMDYRARVAVLKGRANYLCLQRWLSLLRSEAVSRVEAGLLVKTLLWITQTETGDRGELRLTPDEEVAWGRICSQSESCSSLTCRYHRDGVCFISRARRAAEASHVVIVNHALLLSDLTTNSRVVPDHTRLVIDEAHHLEDEATRQLGFSIYPRTCSAPLEALIPASGRDGVGHLDAAMALLRSGGLAPKRLQQLDEATTDIRAHAVAALGFVSQLFEATRDFLTSAGSQWEPVRTIRLTPVSRRGNGWDAIEVACDGLCAHFDAIEVALEPILEDLSDAAKEGSQAVSDVLAELLAIRSQMDAVVPQLRAIVTRPAPDTVCWLTQPQAQGGTDSGGAQSAGPPSLNLAPLDVAPQLRAAFLDSKSTTIFTSATLTTEGSFEFIRERLGAAEVEELALGSPFDYQRAAMLIVPDDVPEPNQPGYARKCADVVADVAEALGGKTMALFTSHAQLRTTHDAIRDRIDRAQIALMGQGVDGSRTRLLQRFKATERALLLGTASFWEGVDVVGEALSALIIARLPFAVPTDPVFAARSELFDDPFRQFALPHAILRFKQGFGRLIRSATDRGVVVVLDRRVLSKSYGQAFLSSLPTCTIRRAPAGAAGTLAREWLENAPAP; translated from the coding sequence TTGGCCGAACAGGAATATGTCGCGCTCGACCTCGAACTGATCGAGCCGAATTCGCCGCGCTCTCGCGTGATCGAGATCGCGGCCGTGCGATTTACCGAGCGCGCCGTCCTTGAAGAATGGTCAACCCTGGTCAATCCCTCCGCGTCGCTGCCGTACACCATCCGCCAGCTCACCGGAATCGACGACCGCGAGCTGACAGCCGCCCCTTCGCTGGATTCGATCGCGGAGCGGCTGCGCGCTTTCGTCGGGCGAACGTCAATCGTCGGGCAGAGCGTCGAGATCGACGTTGCGCACCTGGCACGCCAGGGGATCGCGCTGGATGCGCCGATCCTCGACACGTTCGAGCTTGCATCCCTCCTCCTGCCCGGCCTCCCGTCGTACGAGCTAACCGCCATCGCGCGGGCGCTCGGCCTTCCGTCTGGCGGCGCCCACCGGGCGCTGGCGGACGCGCATCGAGCGCGAGAGGTGTTTCTGGCCCTGCTCGATCGGATCCGGTCTCTGGACATCGAGATCCTCATGCACATCGATCGCCTCACGCTCGGCTTCGACTGGGCGTACCGAGATCTCTTCGTCGAAGCGGGGCGGGAACGGCGCCGCCAGCTCGTGAGCAGCGCGCTCTCCGGCGATATTCTGAATCCGGTCGATCTCGGCCTATCGCGGCTCCTCGCGCCACCGACGACGCGCGAAGAGCCGCTTACGCCTCATGCACGGCGTCGGCGCGTCGATCCGGAGGTCCTCGCCGCGGAGATGAGCGCAGGCGGGCGCGTCGCCCGGACACTGGCAGGATACGAGGAGCGCCCCGAGCAGCTCGCCATGCTGCGAGCCGTCGCGCACGCGTTCAACGAGGAGAAGCACCTCATTACCGAGGCGGGAACCGGGACCGGCAAATCTCTCGCCTACCTTCTGCCGGCGCTCGCGTATGCCTCCGCGAACAATGACCGCGTTGTCGTCTCCACCAACACCATCAATCTCCAGGACCAGCTCTCTGAAAAGGACGCCCCAGGGCTTCTCTCCGCGATGGACTACCGGGCGCGGGTGGCGGTCTTGAAGGGGCGCGCGAACTATCTGTGCCTGCAACGATGGTTGTCGCTGCTCCGGTCTGAAGCGGTCTCGCGCGTCGAAGCGGGACTGCTCGTGAAGACGCTGCTCTGGATCACTCAGACCGAAACTGGGGATCGCGGCGAGCTGCGGCTGACGCCGGACGAAGAGGTCGCATGGGGGCGGATATGTTCTCAGTCTGAGTCATGCTCGTCCCTCACGTGTCGCTATCATCGGGACGGCGTCTGCTTCATCAGCCGCGCTCGGCGGGCAGCAGAGGCGAGCCACGTCGTCATCGTGAATCACGCGCTCTTGCTCTCGGATCTCACCACGAATAGCCGCGTGGTACCCGACCACACCCGACTCGTGATCGATGAAGCGCACCACCTCGAGGACGAAGCGACGCGGCAGCTCGGTTTTTCCATCTATCCGCGCACCTGCAGCGCGCCCCTCGAAGCGCTCATCCCCGCATCCGGCCGCGACGGGGTGGGCCACCTGGACGCGGCGATGGCCCTGCTCCGGTCTGGCGGGCTGGCGCCAAAGCGGCTCCAACAGCTCGATGAGGCCACCACGGACATCCGCGCGCACGCCGTTGCCGCGCTAGGGTTCGTCTCCCAGCTTTTCGAGGCGACGCGCGATTTTCTCACTTCAGCCGGGTCCCAGTGGGAGCCCGTGCGAACGATTCGCCTGACGCCCGTCTCGCGGAGGGGAAACGGCTGGGACGCGATTGAGGTGGCCTGCGACGGCCTGTGCGCGCATTTCGATGCGATTGAGGTGGCCCTGGAACCGATTCTGGAAGACCTTTCCGACGCCGCCAAGGAAGGGAGCCAGGCCGTGTCGGACGTGCTCGCGGAGCTGCTCGCCATTCGGTCGCAGATGGACGCAGTGGTGCCACAGCTGCGCGCCATCGTGACTCGACCCGCGCCCGACACGGTGTGCTGGCTGACGCAACCCCAGGCGCAGGGTGGGACGGACAGTGGGGGCGCCCAGTCGGCCGGACCTCCAAGCCTGAACCTCGCGCCCCTCGACGTGGCGCCCCAGTTGAGGGCGGCGTTTCTGGACTCCAAGTCCACGACGATCTTCACCTCGGCGACTCTTACGACCGAGGGCTCCTTCGAGTTCATCCGCGAACGGCTGGGCGCGGCGGAGGTGGAGGAGTTGGCGCTCGGGTCCCCGTTCGATTACCAGCGGGCGGCCATGCTCATCGTGCCGGACGACGTGCCAGAGCCGAACCAGCCGGGCTACGCGCGAAAGTGTGCGGACGTCGTCGCGGACGTGGCAGAGGCGCTCGGCGGAAAAACAATGGCGCTCTTCACGTCGCATGCGCAGCTCCGAACGACGCACGACGCCATTCGCGATCGGATCGACCGGGCGCAGATCGCGCTGATGGGGCAGGGGGTGGACGGATCGCGCACACGGCTGTTGCAGCGATTCAAGGCGACAGAGCGCGCGCTGCTCCTTGGCACCGCGTCATTCTGGGAGGGTGTGGACGTGGTCGGCGAGGCGCTATCCGCCCTCATCATCGCGCGCCTGCCCTTCGCCGTACCAACAGATCCGGTGTTCGCGGCGCGCAGCGAGTTGTTCGACGACCCGTTCCGTCAATTTGCCCTCCCACACGCGATCCTTCGCTTCAAGCAGGGATTCGGTCGCCTCATTCGGAGCGCCACGGACCGCGGAGTCGTGGTTGTGCTGGACCGCCGCGTGCTCTCGAAATCCTACGGCCAGGCATTCCTCAGCTCGCTCCCGACCTGCACCATTCGCCGGGCGCCGGCTGGGGCGGCCGGCACCCTCGCGCGCGAATGGCTGGAGAACGCGCCCGCTCCATAG
- the alr gene encoding alanine racemase — protein sequence MPDVPDPTRTLSCWLDVDLDAIQRNVRQIRRWVRPGTDVAAVVKAHGYGAGAVEVARAVLRAGAKWLAVARVHEGVELRRAGLDAPILVLTRTEPAEADVAVRYDLTVTVDTIDLIRALDRAARRHARSATVHVKVDTGLHRFGVDPERALDLARELASSDGLDVQAIYTHFASADETDLSYTYDQLDRFNRVVADLARAGYEFPIRHACNSAATMALPDAHFGLVRTGLLLYGVSPNGNVPDGFDLQPAVSLRARVARVTCLARGEGVGYGQTWHAPRPTRVALVSAGYADGIDRRLSNVGEALVRGQVAPIIGRVSMDQTVVDITDIPGAAEGDVATFFGADGQRVIGLNHFADQAGTIPHVALTNIGGRVARVYREGGEPPRLQRLNGVQELCPAE from the coding sequence ATGCCGGATGTACCCGACCCGACCCGCACATTGTCGTGCTGGCTCGACGTCGACCTCGATGCGATTCAACGGAACGTCCGTCAGATTCGCCGATGGGTCCGGCCCGGTACCGACGTTGCCGCCGTGGTCAAGGCCCATGGATATGGAGCCGGGGCGGTCGAAGTCGCCCGCGCGGTACTGCGCGCCGGGGCGAAGTGGCTGGCGGTCGCCCGCGTGCACGAAGGCGTCGAGCTGCGGCGGGCGGGGCTCGACGCTCCGATCCTGGTCCTGACCCGAACGGAGCCGGCCGAAGCCGATGTGGCGGTTCGCTACGATCTCACCGTAACCGTCGATACGATCGATCTGATCCGCGCGCTCGATCGGGCCGCGCGAAGACATGCGAGATCCGCGACGGTTCATGTGAAGGTGGACACCGGACTCCATCGGTTTGGTGTCGATCCGGAACGGGCCCTCGATCTCGCGCGCGAATTGGCGTCGAGCGATGGACTGGACGTCCAGGCGATCTACACCCACTTCGCCAGCGCCGACGAGACCGATCTCTCCTACACGTACGATCAGCTCGACCGCTTCAATCGCGTCGTTGCGGACCTGGCGCGTGCAGGGTACGAGTTCCCGATCCGGCACGCCTGCAACAGCGCTGCGACGATGGCTCTGCCCGATGCCCATTTCGGACTGGTGCGCACCGGCCTCTTGCTCTACGGGGTCAGCCCCAACGGCAACGTTCCGGATGGCTTCGATCTTCAACCGGCGGTCTCGCTGCGCGCCCGAGTTGCGCGGGTCACCTGCCTCGCTCGCGGCGAAGGCGTCGGGTACGGGCAGACCTGGCACGCCCCGCGGCCGACGCGGGTGGCGCTCGTGTCGGCGGGCTACGCAGACGGTATCGACCGCCGCCTCTCGAACGTCGGCGAAGCGCTCGTGCGGGGACAGGTCGCGCCCATCATCGGTCGCGTGTCGATGGACCAGACAGTCGTTGACATCACGGACATTCCCGGCGCGGCCGAGGGAGACGTCGCGACGTTTTTCGGCGCGGATGGCCAACGGGTGATCGGGTTGAATCATTTTGCGGATCAGGCGGGCACGATTCCACACGTTGCGCTCACCAATATCGGCGGGCGCGTCGCGCGCGTCTATCGCGAAGGTGGCGAGCCTCCGAGGCTGCAACGGTTGAACGGCGTCCAGGAGCTGTGCCCAGCGGAGTGA
- the proS gene encoding proline--tRNA ligase, whose product MANDSRFVEEIADKGDDYSRWYTDVILKAELADYSPVRGCMVIRPYGYALWENMQAALDARIKATGHLNAYFPLFIPESLLQREAEHVEGFNPEVAWITAAGTEDLDERLAIRPTSEAIIGTMYGKWVQSWRDLPILINQWANVVRWEKRTYLFLRTTEFLWQEGHTAHRTEEEAMDEVLRMLDVYRDFAETELAMPVIAGRKSEAEKFAGAAATFTVEAMMGDGRALQAGTSHSFGQGFARAFNISFLDMDGERRHAWTTSWGASTRLVGGVIMMHGDESGLILPPRVAPYQVVIVPIYQRDEQRTEIHEEVERIRRELAGTIRVHVDWSEHRPGWKFSEWELRGVPVRLEIGPKDIAQRQGIAVRRDNRAKEAVPFAALSTRLPQILDDVQRSLYERAVAFRESRTHMVESIDELAAQLERERGFFWAPWCGDAACEAHVKERTGATLRCVPLDGGNRSGACLVCRKDAPQTAVFARAY is encoded by the coding sequence TTGGCGAACGACAGTCGCTTCGTGGAGGAGATTGCCGACAAGGGCGACGACTACTCGCGTTGGTATACGGACGTGATCCTGAAAGCCGAACTGGCGGACTACTCGCCCGTTCGGGGCTGCATGGTGATCCGCCCATATGGGTACGCGCTGTGGGAGAACATGCAGGCTGCGCTGGACGCGAGGATCAAGGCGACCGGCCACCTCAACGCCTACTTCCCCCTGTTCATCCCGGAGAGCCTCCTCCAGCGCGAAGCCGAGCACGTGGAGGGGTTCAACCCGGAGGTCGCGTGGATTACCGCCGCCGGCACGGAGGATCTCGACGAGCGCCTCGCGATTCGGCCAACGTCGGAGGCCATCATCGGTACGATGTACGGCAAGTGGGTGCAGTCTTGGCGCGATTTGCCGATCCTGATCAACCAGTGGGCGAACGTCGTGCGCTGGGAGAAGCGTACCTACCTGTTCCTGCGAACGACGGAGTTCCTGTGGCAGGAGGGTCACACCGCCCACCGCACGGAAGAAGAGGCGATGGACGAGGTGCTCCGCATGCTCGACGTCTATCGCGACTTTGCCGAGACCGAGCTGGCGATGCCGGTTATTGCCGGGCGAAAGTCCGAAGCTGAGAAGTTCGCCGGGGCAGCCGCAACGTTTACGGTCGAAGCGATGATGGGCGACGGCCGCGCCCTCCAGGCCGGCACCTCTCACTCCTTCGGCCAGGGCTTCGCGCGGGCCTTCAACATCAGCTTTCTCGACATGGACGGCGAGCGCCGTCACGCCTGGACGACCAGCTGGGGCGCAAGCACGCGGCTGGTGGGCGGCGTCATCATGATGCACGGGGACGAATCAGGGTTGATCCTCCCACCGCGGGTCGCGCCATATCAGGTGGTGATCGTCCCCATCTACCAACGGGACGAGCAGCGCACGGAAATTCACGAGGAGGTGGAGCGGATCCGGCGCGAGCTAGCGGGCACGATTCGCGTACACGTCGATTGGTCGGAGCATCGGCCCGGCTGGAAATTCAGCGAGTGGGAGCTGCGCGGCGTCCCCGTGCGACTCGAGATCGGCCCCAAGGACATCGCGCAGAGGCAGGGAATCGCGGTCCGCAGGGACAATCGGGCGAAGGAGGCGGTCCCCTTCGCCGCGCTCTCGACTCGGCTGCCCCAGATCCTCGACGATGTGCAGCGATCCCTCTACGAGCGCGCCGTGGCATTTCGCGAATCGCGGACGCATATGGTCGAATCAATTGATGAGCTGGCGGCGCAGCTCGAGCGCGAGCGCGGTTTCTTCTGGGCCCCCTGGTGCGGCGACGCCGCTTGCGAGGCGCACGTGAAGGAGCGGACCGGCGCCACGCTCCGCTGCGTTCCCCTCGACGGCGGGAATCGGTCCGGCGCATGCCTGGTTTGCCGGAAGGATGCCCCGCAGACCGCCGTGTTCGCCCGAGCATATTGA
- a CDS encoding HEAT repeat domain-containing protein, with product MLPDPLAEIEQALSIGLELPTTAVERLTGLEGESLDRFRSLWNRLGAEEREALLSAMGEAAEENLVLDFAPAYALALVDPDPSVRELGLRLASEEADPDLLDTYVRSAVADPDPDVRLAALEELGSYTLAAQVDDWPAEVQQKLEQVLTGVLHLPDADTMTRRAALLSLSFLTTPQTELEIRQAHLQPDLRDAAIEAMGRNCQEIWIPDIRAEMHGEIAHLRATAAQAAAELEDAELVPDLIQRLSDPESDVRLAAIHALGLIGGKDAKAALSELLQSRDREIRAAAREAMQDLLEGEDPLALR from the coding sequence ATGCTGCCGGACCCTCTCGCGGAGATCGAGCAAGCCCTTTCTATCGGCCTCGAGCTCCCGACAACCGCCGTCGAACGTCTGACCGGACTCGAAGGCGAGTCGCTCGATCGATTCCGCTCACTGTGGAATCGCCTCGGCGCGGAAGAACGCGAGGCGCTCCTGAGCGCCATGGGAGAAGCGGCGGAAGAGAATTTGGTGCTCGACTTCGCGCCTGCATACGCTCTCGCCCTGGTGGATCCGGATCCAAGTGTGCGCGAGCTGGGCCTGCGCCTCGCGTCGGAAGAGGCCGACCCCGACCTCCTCGACACGTACGTCCGCAGCGCTGTCGCCGATCCCGATCCGGACGTCCGCTTGGCGGCGCTCGAAGAGTTGGGCTCATACACCCTGGCGGCGCAGGTAGACGACTGGCCGGCTGAGGTCCAGCAGAAGCTGGAGCAGGTGCTGACGGGCGTTTTGCACCTGCCCGATGCGGACACGATGACGCGTCGGGCGGCGCTGCTGTCCCTGTCCTTCTTGACGACTCCCCAGACCGAGCTGGAGATACGCCAGGCGCACCTGCAACCAGACTTGCGTGACGCGGCCATCGAAGCCATGGGCCGGAATTGCCAGGAGATCTGGATCCCGGACATTCGCGCAGAGATGCACGGCGAAATCGCCCACCTCCGCGCGACGGCCGCGCAGGCCGCGGCGGAGCTTGAGGACGCGGAACTGGTTCCAGACCTCATCCAGCGGCTGTCCGACCCCGAGAGCGACGTTCGGCTCGCAGCCATCCACGCCCTCGGTCTCATCGGTGGGAAGGATGCGAAGGCAGCGCTGTCCGAGCTCCTACAGTCCCGGGACCGCGAGATCCGCGCCGCGGCGCGTGAGGCGATGCAGGACCTCCTCGAAGGGGAAGACCCGCTCGCGCTCCGCTGA